The following are from one region of the Aspergillus chevalieri M1 DNA, chromosome 1, nearly complete sequence genome:
- a CDS encoding uncharacterized protein (COG:M;~EggNog:ENOG410PGZH;~InterPro:IPR029065,IPR034593,IPR023592,IPR036849, IPR013342,IPR013341,IPR029017,IPR018110;~PFAM:PF13378,PF02746;~go_function: GO:0008869 - galactonate dehydratase activity [Evidence IEA];~go_process: GO:0009063 - cellular amino acid catabolic process [Evidence IEA];~go_process: GO:0034194 - D-galactonate catabolic process [Evidence IEA]), whose product MAKIKSIEYFRVLPRWIFVKVTDDEGQYGWGESTLEGHTEAIEGTLNSLSKRFQGYEADNIEHIWQMVWRLGFYRGGPVFMSAISGIDIALWDLKGRRLGVPIYQLLGGRLRTKVSVYSWIGGDRPADVEAAGKARLAQGFKAIKMNATEDINWLDSPHALDSSVERLKTVKALGLDAALDFHGRLHKPMAKQLAKALEPHRPLFIEEPLLSEHSEAIKLLSTQVSCPIALGERLYSRWDVKRFLEDASIDVLQPDISHCGGISEMRRIASMAETYDVAIAPHCPLGPIALAACIQCDLNTPNFVIQEMSVGMHYNLEAGEYDITSYVKDATVFEVKDGYIEALTRPGLGIEVDEEVVRRVAQTTQPWPCKEFYGPDGSIREW is encoded by the exons ATGGCCAAGATCAAGTCCATTGAATACTTCCGTGTCCTCCCCAGATGGATCTTCGTCAAAGTTACAGACGATGAAGGTCAGTATGGATGGGGCGAGAGTACGCTCGAAGGGCACACGGAGGCCATTGAGGGAACCCTCAACTCGTTGAGCAAGCGCTTCCAAGGCTATGAGGCAGA CAACATTGAACACATCTGGCAAATGGTCTGGCGTCTCGGTTTCTACCGCGGCGGTCCGGTCTTCATGTCCGCCATCTCTGGCATCGACATTGCCCTCTGGGACCTCAAGGGCCGTCGTCTGGGCGTCCCGATCTACCAGCTCCTAGGCGGAAGACTCCGCACCAAGGTCTCCGTCTACTCGTGGATAGGCGGGGACCGGCCAGCCGATGTGGAGGCCGCGGGAAAGGCCCGCTTAGCGCAGGGTTTCAAAGCCATCAAGATGAACGCCACCGAGGACATCAACTGGCTGGATTCACCGCACGCTCTGGATTCCAGCGTTGAGCGTTTGAAGACCGTTAAAGCGCTGGGTCTGGACGCGGCGCTGGATTTCCACGGGCGCTTGCATAAACCCATGGCGAAGCAGTTGGCGAAGGCGCTTGAGCCACACCGGCCGCTGTTTATCGAGGAGCCGTTGCTTTCTGAACACTCTGAGGCGATTAAGTTGTTGAGTACTCAGGTTTCGTGCCCCATTGCTCTGGGTGAGCGGTTGTACAGTCGCTGGGACGTGAAGCGGTTCCTGGAGGATGCGAGCATTGATGTCCTCCAGCCGGATATCAGTCACTGTGGTGGGATTTCGGAGATGCGGCGGATTGCGTCTATGGCGGAGACGTATGATGTTGCAATTGCGCCGCATTGTCCGTTGGGACCTATCGCGTTGGCGGCATGTATTCAGTGCGATCTAAATACGCCGAACTTTGTCATTCAGGAGATGAGTGTTGGTATGCACTATAACCTCGAGGCGGGTGAGTATGATATCACGAGTTATGTGAAGGATGCCACTGTGTTCGAGGTCAAAGATGGGTATATTGAGGCGTTGACGCGGCCTGGATTGGGTATTGAGGTTGATGAGGAGGTAGTGCGGCGTGTTGCGCAGACTACGCAGCCTTGGCCCTGTAAGGAATTCTATGGCCCTGATGGTAGTATCAGGGAGTGGTAG
- the URH1 gene encoding uridine-cytidine N-ribohydrolase (BUSCO:EOG09262WQX;~COG:F;~EggNog:ENOG410PJG7;~InterPro:IPR023186,IPR036452,IPR001910;~PFAM:PF01156) → MAETPTPIPLWLDCDPGHDDAFAILIAAHHPYLNLLGITTIHGNASLENTTANAGSILEAIGRPEIPVYPGSKKPFCRPAIHAPNIHGDSGLDGTDLLPKATVPPITDKNPILAMRDALLAQPKGTPWVVATGTLTNVALLFATFPEVAEHIQGLTIMGGGVGNGFTSAPMSRLPGEHTRIGNITPYAEFNIYCDPEASQSIFSNPIVAPKTAIMALDLTHQVLASPTVQSRVLHGSDDQSAPPTVLRRLYHDLLVFFAATYDTVFGLSSGPPLHDPLAVAAVLSNFNPVFASLHPDKVIKFDDNGGERFSVQIVTDGLHGTDVATTGELGRSIAAPAEVKGVAIPRGVDLDAFWNLILECLQRADDHNAARKA, encoded by the exons ATGGCAGAGACACCTACCCCCATCCCCCTGTGGTTGGATTGCGATCCTG GTCACGAT GACGCATTTGCAATCCTGATTGCTGCTCATCACCCGTATTTGAACCTTCTGGGCATTACAACCATCCATGGCAATGCATCTTTGGAGAATACCACCGCCAACGCCGGCAGCATTCTCGAAGCCATTGGCCGTCCAGAAATCCCTGTCTATCCAGGCAGTAAGAAGCCTTTCTGTCGACCTGCTATCCATGCCCCAAACATTCATG GCGACTCGGGTCTCGACGGCACGGATCTTCTGCCAAAGGCTACGGTGCCACCGATTACGGACAAGAATCCTATACTTGCCATGCGCGATGCGCTTCTCGCGCAGCCCAAGGGAACTCCGTGGGTGGTCGCAACCGGAACCCTTACTAACGTCGCTCTCCTTTTTGCGACATTCCCTGAAGTGGCAGAGCATATTCAAGGTCTGACTATTATGGGAGGTGGGGTTGGGAATGGATTCACCAGTGCTCCCATGAGCAGATTGCCGGGAGAACATACAAGGATCGGGAACATTACTCCATATGCGGAGTTCAATATCTAC TGTGATCCAGAGGCTTCCCAGTCCATCTTCAGCAATCCCATCGTAGCCCCTAAGACCGCTATCATGGCTCTCGACCTGACACACCAGGTCCTCGCTTCTCCTACTGTGCAATCACGCGTCCTGCACGGATCGGACGACCAATCAGCGCCCCCAACCGTTCTTCGTCGACTCTACCAtgatctccttgtcttctTCGCCGCGACCTACGACACTGTTTTTGGTCTGAGCTCAGGACCTCCATTACACGACCCTCTTGCTGTTGCGGCAGTCTTGTCAAACTTCAACCCTGTATTTGCAAGCCTGCATCCGGACAAGGTTATAAAGTTCGACGATAACGGTGGAGAGCGGTTTTCCGTTCAGATCGTGACGGATGGACTCCATGGGACGGATGTGGCCACCACGGGCGAACTTGGCCGCTCCATTGCTGCGCCCGCGGAAGTAAAGGGGGTTGCTATCCCGAGGGGAGTGGACTTGGATGCTTTTTGGAATCTGATTCTGGAGTGTCTCCAGCGGGCAGATGATCACAACGCTGCCCGGAAGGCGTGA
- a CDS encoding PXA domain-containing protein (COG:S;~EggNog:ENOG410PFU3;~InterPro:IPR003114;~PFAM:PF02194;~TransMembrane:1 (o327-347i)), with the protein MTSDSHRPGLHPLSHLKAGPTTSSSKSTARPASSTAQSSPQTFSRPRLSKYNSIRDDNLDKINDKTITKLIRRVLCPQANSSSSLEELLPPLTSSNDVDHQLYAIIAIIVKEFIYSWYTKITSDQIFVNELLQVIAHCTRALEQRLRQTDVSQLVLDEIPALVEAHITSYRLAKQQSTPSGLPTSTRTIYHALNPHPGLSPIPDPAHPQSIAEQHENEASYRQLLVYGTLAVLLPTEDLENSCLRTLLGDILADLILGKEVSGRICERWFLWETIAKLVEVSQQKPRHDDKNKAQGQPEDRLRKFGLLSTEEEDRDLSYISQSRISVWIWSVLQYVYVTFLALRFIATGLFRVASRPQSTTSRIKKAYTPSATASPVNQRPVLDFRLFSMVSELLAVPQRMPWLGGLLALFQHLVLAGPGRLGDADSVLDRFLYETIQDYVLTPALLPRLLLASRTALFPVNVPAPQGAEPGRAVQTPLSMHPPTSSAAEGGNTNITNKGNANTSSAENTGPSVLEIAAIRRHCAVSILALIPQPVTRRLFGAAHNSSNNNNRHTISIDNNDQLNGHGYNNGYSGHNGTTNDSQKRQKSEPTVGGSDKEETILIAAIENELLDLLEDEYCNKHLVYSIIETVLVRLVPELGERSVGELLEDRGVLFSSV; encoded by the exons ATGACAAGCGACTCTCATCGCCCTGGTCTACACCCGCTTTCGCATCTCAAAGCTGGCCCGACGACCTCCAGCTCCAAATCGACCGCCCGACCTGCATCTTCGACTGCGCAGTCATCCCCTCAAACTTTCTCCCGACCACGTCTTTCAAAGTATAATTCTATTCGCGATGATAATTTAGACAAGATCAACGACAAAACAATCACAAAACTTATACGTCGTGTTCTTTGCCCCCAGGCGAACAGCTCTTCCTCCTTGGAGGAGCTTTTACCTCCCCTCACGAGCTCCAACGATGTAGACCATCAGCTCTACGCCATTATCGCTATCATTGTCAAGGAATTCATTTATTCGTGGTATACGAAGATAACGTCCGATCAGATCTTCGTCAATGAGCTTCTCCAGGTCATTGCGCATTGTACGCGTGCGCTCGAGCAACGGTTGCGACAAACTGATGTTTCCCAGCTGGTTCTGGATGAGATTCCTGCTCTTGTCGAAGCACATATAACCT CATACCGGCTGGCTAAACAACAATCGACCCCCTCTGGATTGCCAACATCGACTCGCACGATATATCATGCATTGAACCCACATCCGGGTCTCTCGCCCATTCCGGATCCTGCTCATCCCCAGAGTATTGCTGAGCAACATGAAAATGAAGCATCATACCGACAGTTACTGGTGTACGGGACGCTGgctgttcttcttcccaCGGAAGACCTTGAAAACAGCTGTCTGCGCACCTTGCTAGGTGACATTCTGGCGGATCTCATCTTGGGAAAAGAAGTGAGTGGAAGAATATGCGAGAGATGGTTCTTGTGGGAGACAATTGCAAAACTTGTCGAAGTCAGTCAGCAGAAGCCGCGCCATGACGACAAGAACAAAGCCCAGGGACAGCCAGAGGACCGATTGAGGAAATTCGGCTTACTCTCGACTGAGGAAGAAGACCGCGATTTGTCATACATTTCTCAATCTCGAATCTCCGTGTGGATCTGGAGTGTCCTTCAATACGTCTACGTAACTTTTCTTGCTCTACGTTTTATTGCGACGGGGTTATTTCGCGTTGCATCACGACCTCAATCCACTACTTCGCGAATAAAGAAGGCCTATACTCCAAGCGCGACTGCTAGTCCAGTCAATCAGCGTCCGGTACTGGACTTTCGGCTGTTTAGCATGGTGTCGGAGCTATTGGCAGTGCCCCAACGAATGCCATGGTTGGGAGGACTTTTGGCGCTCTTTCAACATCTGGTACTGGCGGGTCCAGGGAGATTAGGAGATGCTGACAGTGTCCTTGATAG GTTCCTGTATGAGACCATTCAGGACTATGTGTTGACCCCCGCTCTGTTGCCCCGTCTGCTTCTCGCGTCGAGGACGGCGCTTTTTCCAGTAAATGTTCCTGCGCCGCAGGGAGCGGAGCCTGGTCGAGCAGTTCAGACCCCGTTATCAATGCATCCCCCTACGTCATCTGCAGCGGAGGGCGGCAATACCAACATTACTAACAAAGGGAATGCGAATACGTCGTCGGCCGAGAACACTGGCCCATCAGTACTGGAAATCGCTGCTATCAGGCGACATTGTGCGGTCAGCATCTTGGCATTGATTCCGCAGCCAGTTACGCGGCGATTATTTGGTGCTGCACACAATAGTAGTAATAATAACAACCGCCATACCATCTCGATCGATAATAACGATCAACTCAACGGCCACGGCTATAATAACGGTTATAGTGGGCACAATGGCACTACGAATGACTCGCAGAAGCGACAAAAGTCAGAGCCAACCGTTGGTGGATCTGACAAAGAAGAAACGATCCTCATTGCGGCCATTGAGAACGAACTGCTTGATCTGCTGGAAGATGAGTACTGTAATAAGCATCTTGTGTATTCGATTATTGAGACAGTTCTGGTTAGGCTTGTTCCTGAGTTGGGTGAACGGTCTGTTGGGGAGTTGTTAGAGGATCGCGGGGTCTTGTTTTCGAGTGTTTGA
- a CDS encoding GID4/VID24 family protein (COG:U;~EggNog:ENOG410PR80;~InterPro:IPR018618;~PFAM:PF09783), which produces MPPANSPSQDTPALSPAAPASSSLSFQQSSSVPIPISTLPTPAIDNDAHDDNVSFLRSRVRSSPDSSSSLSRQRRRRQQQQHNISEFDPDPMDVDGPRTSSEFSRRIPIVRRQRDESNHMPNYEGRSTNVRSLYGWAPGSEEDEQNDEPAYDPLPEGFSSWFGRLSDRQPGHRHHARERERERDSVVARTFAEGVAEGDRHRIDPSTSMAEALLQSVRRQPRFSRTRTLQNYLLDRERADRDAEESRERQGPTPRAYRFLPTSRETHRILTHNDLRARISAHRQMHLDNPPSPRLTETIKYLERLRDSSSLEESVTSAAGGGFTQWALDDDDFILDIGSIHPPPHCSWLRPGMVFSGSQKAAATGPGTLLPQRISSPPQSSANDPIIVNGSSENSGRINVYTTSGRRYLANTVYGLGNSRDENWPVRVTIHDINHEDMTLSGTMEAYNIPDKTSPSQDAHIVTFLEGEIIDFNKHTLETKNFKADAEIDSTYWRELQPFKNLTDEEMTRNLVSRKWITEELSKGWILMRWKERCFITPTDSRQGLTIFGFYYISLCRETGHIEGLYYDPGSSPYQQLSLKPEDTKMVFPSYQFR; this is translated from the exons ATGCCTCCTGCCAACTCTCCGTCG CAAGATACCCCCGCTTTATCGCCCGCGGCTCCAGCATCGTCGTCTTTGTCGTTTCAACAGTCAAGCTCTGTTCCGATCCCTATCTCGACCCTTCCTACCCCGGCCATCGATAACGATGCCCACGATGATAACGTGAGTTTCCTCCGGTCTCGCGTGCGCTCCTCCCCggactcttcttcctcgctaAGTCGCCAACGCCGGCGgcgacagcaacaacagcacaaTATCTCCGAGTTTGATCCAGATCCCATGGATGTCGATGGCCCGCGCACATCGTCAGAGTTTAGCCGCCGGATACCTATCGTGCGACGCCAACGGGACGAATCGAACCATATGCCGAACTACGAAGGACGGAGTACAAACGTACGGTCGCTTTACGGATGGGCCCCTGGgtcggaggaggatgagcagAACGATGAACCGGCCTACGATCCGCTGCCAGAAGGTTTTTCGTCGTGGTTTGGCCGGCTATCAGATCGCCAACCTGGGCATAGACATCATGCGCGAGAGCGAGAGCGAGAGCGAGACTCGGTCGTCGCTCGAACGTTTGCCGAGGGCGTTGCAGAAGGGGATCGCCACCGGATAGACCCTTCCACGTCGATGGCAGAAGCTTTGTTACAGTCGGTTAGACGACAACCACGCTTTTCACGGACTCGCACACTTCAGAATTATCTTCTTGACCGGGAACGAGCAGATCGGGATGCAGAGGAGAGTCGAGAACGCCAGGGACCGACGCCGAGGGCATATCGATTTCTCCCAACGAGTCGTGAAACACATCGAATCCTCACACACAATGATCTGCGTGCGCGGATCAGTGCCCACCGGCAAATGCATCTAGATAACCCACCCAGCCCGCGGTTAACAGAGACGATCAAGTACCTTGAGCGCCTGCGGGACTCGAGCTCGCTCGAAGAGAGCGTTACTTCTGCAGCCGGAGGAGGGTTTACTCAGTGGGCGTTGGATGACGACGACTTTATCTTAGACATAGGGTCAATACACCCGCCTCCGCATTGCTCCTGGTTAAGACCGGGAATGGTATTCTCAGGGTCACAAAAAGCAGCCGCCACTGGTCCTGGCACTCTCCTTCCACAACGCATATCCAGTCCTCCGCAATCCTCTGCGAATGACCCGATAATCGTGAATGGTAGCAGCGAGAATAGTGGCCGGATAAATGTGTATACCACCAGCGGTCGTCGATATCTAGCCAACACCGTGTACGGTCTTGGGAACAGTAGAGATGAAAATTGGCCAGTGCGAGTCACCATCCATGATATCAATCACGAGGACATGACTTTGTCCGGGACAATGGAAGCCTACAATATTCCCGACAAGACCTCACCTTCTCAGGACGCACACATTGTCACCTTCCTGGAAGGCGAAATTATCGACTTCAACAAGCACACCCTCGAGACCAAAAACTTCAAAGCAGACGCCGAAATCGACAGCACATACTGGCGAGAACTGCAGCCATTCAAAAACCTAACAGACGAAGAAATGACCAGGAACCTCGTGAGCCGGAAGTGGATCACAGAGGAGTTGTCCAAGGGGTGGATCTTGATGCGTTGGAAAG AACGCTGTTTTATCACCCCCACCGACTCCCGACAAGGCCTCACGATCTTCGGATTCTACTACATCTCCCTCTGCCGAGAGACCGGTCACATCGAGGGCCTCTACTA